The window CCAATCTTTACTCGGGTGATGACTCTTGGAGGTAACAATTTCAACAATATCACCGGTTTTTAGCTCATAGGGCAGCGGTACCATACGCCCGTTCACTTTAGCCCCCGTGCACTGGTTGCCGACTTCTGTGTGAATCATATAGGCAAAATCAACTGGTGTGGCACCACGCGGCAGCGTTTTGACCTCGCCGCGTGGAGTGAAAACATAGACTTCATCCGGGAAGAGATCGATACGCACATTTTCCATAAACTCCCCCGGATCCAGAAAATTCTCCTGGTTTTCTATCAGATCCTGAATCCAGGCAAATTTGCGGCTGACATTTTCATCAAGGCGCTTGCCCTCTTTGTAGCCCCAGTGAGCGGCGATACCGGATTCGGCTACTCTGTCCATCTCCCAGGTGCGGATCTGGATCTCGATGCGCTCGCCAACCGGCCCGATAACGGTTGTGTGCAGCGACTGATACATATTGGTCTTGGGGCGGCCGATGTAGTCTTTAAACTTATGGTCAATCGGCTTCCACAAAGAATGGATGAGCCCCAGCGCCTCGTAACACTGCGGCACGCTATCTAAAATGATGCGGAAAGCAATGATGTCATAGATTTCCTCAAAGGGCAGGTTCTGGGAAATCATTTTATTGTAGATGCTGTAGTTATTTTTAATACGACCCAAGACCTCGCATTTTAGATTGGTGCTGTCCATTGCTTCTTTCAAATCATTTTTGACTTTCTGAATGTATTTTTCGCGATCGGTCCTGGACTTGATCAAAAGCTTGTCGATGCGGTTGTATTCCTCCGGATGGGTATACATGAAAGAGGTTTCTTCAAGTTCATTTTTAAACCGGTATATCCCCAGCCTGGATGCAATAGGGGCATAAATATCAATCGTCTCCTGGGCAATTTCTTTTCTTTTTTCGGGGCTGTGATATTGCAGCGTGCGCATGTTGTGCAAGCGGTCAGCCAATTTGATGAGTATAACCCGGATATCGTCGGCCATTGCCAAAAACATTTTGCGGATGCTTTCAGCCTGACGGGCCTCGGAGCTGCCAAAAGACAGACTGCTGAGTTTGGAGACACCGGAGACGATATGCAGGACTTCCGGGCCAAATATTTCTTTGATCTCCTCAGGGGTAGCAGGGGTGTCTTCAATCACGTCATGCAAGATACCGGCAGCAACACTTTCGGGATCTAATTTCATGTCCGCAAGGATGCCGGCCACTTCAAGGGGGTGAGACAAATAGGGCTCTCCGGAAAGTCTTGTCTGACCTTCATGAACCTGGGCCGAATATATATAGGCGCGTTCGATGAGATCTACATCGGCATCCGGCACATAACCGGACACTTTCTCTACTATATCATTTATCCGAATCAAGGTCGGTCGTTCGTAATTCATTAGGGGTTTTCGATTATGCAAATATTCTTGTTACATTGAATCAACCAAAAACTGTGTATTATCTTCTCAGAATCGCTTCTTTGGTTTGATATTTAGGTTGCCATAACAGTTTAAACCAAAAACCCTATTTCCTCAATATCGCTTGCAGCTCAAAGTCAAATAAGGTCATGATTTTTTCTGTAAGGCGCTATGCGAATAATTGACCTCGGCAGTAAACAGTGATCTGATATTTGGGATGAATGGAAATGAAACCTTTTCGTCCAGCAACACAGTGCATCGAATCCCAAATATCAGACCACAGGCACCTG of the Desulfobacterales bacterium genome contains:
- a CDS encoding bifunctional (p)ppGpp synthetase/guanosine-3',5'-bis(diphosphate) 3'-pyrophosphohydrolase, which codes for MNYERPTLIRINDIVEKVSGYVPDADVDLIERAYIYSAQVHEGQTRLSGEPYLSHPLEVAGILADMKLDPESVAAGILHDVIEDTPATPEEIKEIFGPEVLHIVSGVSKLSSLSFGSSEARQAESIRKMFLAMADDIRVILIKLADRLHNMRTLQYHSPEKRKEIAQETIDIYAPIASRLGIYRFKNELEETSFMYTHPEEYNRIDKLLIKSRTDREKYIQKVKNDLKEAMDSTNLKCEVLGRIKNNYSIYNKMISQNLPFEEIYDIIAFRIILDSVPQCYEALGLIHSLWKPIDHKFKDYIGRPKTNMYQSLHTTVIGPVGERIEIQIRTWEMDRVAESGIAAHWGYKEGKRLDENVSRKFAWIQDLIENQENFLDPGEFMENVRIDLFPDEVYVFTPRGEVKTLPRGATPVDFAYMIHTEVGNQCTGAKVNGRMVPLPYELKTGDIVEIVTSKSHHPSKDWLNFVKTVKARSKIRHWIKVQETQRSLSLGREMCEKAFRKERLSFNNLVKSEKMPAVVEQFGFKTVDDLIANVGYGKITPRQVLRKFAPKTQETGVDESIFNKLMGRVRKKKPKAGILVNGVDDILIKFGKCCQPVPGDPILGYITQGYGVTVHRTNCVNALRMNPERQIEVSWNQDANDTYPVKIRIISHDRMGLLADLVSNISKLGANILSAKTETRENKMVDSFFTIGVEDTSHLDRILAAVKKVKHVQEVKRVG